The DNA region CCTTTGCGATCCAAAAGAATACTTTCAAACTGTTTTGTTTTAGATTCTTCTAAATAATCTTCCACAACTTTGTTTGTTTCTTGGAAGTCCAAATAAAGTAGGAAGTGCACTTTGGAACTATCTTTCCAAAGTAGATTTTGCATTTTCCAATAGAGTTTTCGTCCCTGTTTACGGCAAATTTCCAAATCTCGGAGGAAACATCCCATAAGGACAACAGGTTTTCCTTTTATGGTACCATCAGAATACGATTGCCCATATTGATCCTTCATTTGAAATTGTGGCATGGGTTGCGTTTTCCATTCTTCACCAGATACCAAAAATACTGCTAAAAGAAATATTACAAAACGTGACACAGTTTTTAGCCTATTCATAAATTCATTAACGGCAAGTTCAAAAATTTTCTTCGTTTTGATTCTCGTTTTTTTTACCTCTGCCTGTTCCAGTTTGACAAGAAAAATCAAACTAGTTGATTCATCTGCTTCTTTGGCTTTCTTTGAAGTGGAGGAAGAGGAATGGAAAACCATTTTCCCGAGAGAAATTTCTAAACTCACCATCAACAATAAAAATTTTGTTCAGCTAACCAATGTTTTGAAAACCATCCAATACAAACGAGGAGTTCTTGCTTATGAAGATTGGGAAGTTTTGGTTCCCGATGCATACCTTTCTGAAATACAAAAGTTCTCTGAAAAGATAATAACAAATCAAGAACCAAAAGTGTATCTATGTATTTTCAAGGTAGACGATATCCTTTCACCGAATGTAAAAATTTTAAAAACAAGTTTTTATATATTAAGTACAGATGAAGGGCTGGTAATACTATTTCATGAAATGAATACAAACATCAGCTTTCAAACTCAGTATTCGTTTGAAGATTGGGT from Leptospira noumeaensis includes:
- a CDS encoding SHOCT domain-containing protein: MILVFFTSACSSLTRKIKLVDSSASLAFFEVEEEEWKTIFPREISKLTINNKNFVQLTNVLKTIQYKRGVLAYEDWEVLVPDAYLSEIQKFSEKIITNQEPKVYLCIFKVDDILSPNVKILKTSFYILSTDEGLVILFHEMNTNISFQTQYSFEDWVIFHPSEIRPIYRPELWLRDKQNTSMYKDKAAVKNAIYGNVVVFNIPELLSNPPLFRYPKEDEIVVPTEQWKSVPEKLKALEEMRKNKLITDEEYNLKKKELLKEF